The Bacillus sp. SM2101 region AATTACGTCATCAACACTAACTAACCCTGGTTGAAACGATAACGCAGCTGATTCAGTTGTCAAATTAACCGTTGCAGATTCAATACCGTCCATGTTATTTACCACTTTTTCAATCCGCGTGGAGCAGGCAGCACATGTCATGCCGTATATATCAAGATCTACCTTCTCAGTCTGTACACCGTAGCCAAGTTTATTAATTTTTGACACTACATCTTCCGGCTTCACTGTATCAGCATTATACTTAATCGTTGCAGATTCCATTGCTAAATTAACATTCGCCTCTACACCGTCCATTTTGTTTAACATTTTTTCAATTCGTGTAGAACATGATGCACATGTCATCCCTGTTATTCCTAATTGTATTTGTTCTTGAGCAGGATTTGCTATTAATTCTGTTAATCCACTCATATTGATCATCTCCATTTAATGATTTATATATTACAAACTACGAAACTACACTAACACTATAAAAATTTTTATTGTACAACTGGTACATTTAACAGCTCCATAATCTCCTGTTTATTTGGTTCAAAACCAATAATATTTTTGTGAATTTTTTTCTTACCCCATATATTTTTATTATAAAAGACGAAGGAAGGAACAATTCTTGTACCAGAAATAGTCTTCAAATCATCTTCTAGTTTCAAATCTTTACTAACATCTTTATCAACATACGGGATCTGATGTAACGCTAGAAATCCCTTCGCTTGTTGGCAATCTGAGCATGTAGGCCTTGTATAAAGTTCAAGTATTAATTTATCAGTCATAAATATCTACCTTTCTATTATTTTTTAAAAATTGCGAATATGATTAATGAAATGATGGAAACACTAGCTAAAAAGATACTAATATAAGCAAAACCATCTGCAGAAGAAGCAATCATTATTCCTGCTATTGTTGGACCGACAGTTGATCCAAGAGATCTGAATAAACTAAGAAATCCTACTGATGT contains the following coding sequences:
- a CDS encoding glutaredoxin family protein, which produces MTDKLILELYTRPTCSDCQQAKGFLALHQIPYVDKDVSKDLKLEDDLKTISGTRIVPSFVFYNKNIWGKKKIHKNIIGFEPNKQEIMELLNVPVVQ
- a CDS encoding heavy metal-associated domain-containing protein; translated protein: MINMSGLTELIANPAQEQIQLGITGMTCASCSTRIEKMLNKMDGVEANVNLAMESATIKYNADTVKPEDVVSKINKLGYGVQTEKVDLDIYGMTCAACSTRIEKVVNNMDGIESATVNLTTESAALSFQPGLVSVDDVI